A window of Chitinophaga sp. MM2321 contains these coding sequences:
- a CDS encoding NAD(P)/FAD-dependent oxidoreductase, translating into MLTKQTNTLIIGASISGLASAASLYKHGIEYIIIEKQGQVASPWRNHYDRLHLHTSKIFSNLPYKKFGSSIPRYPSRQQVVDYLDDYQKEFNINPVFNTEAISVKKEGDYWMTETTDGLFKSKYLIMATGAYGKPKPIHFKGMETFTGRILHSHAYRTGKDFKGQNVLVVGFGNSACEIAMDLYEQGAIPAMAVRSPVNVIPRDVWGIPVLRLSLLMSRLPPHVADTISAPLMKWLIGDLTKLGLRKMSYGPLEEICRDGKAPVLDIGTIQHIRKGHIKIYGDIDYIEGATIHFKDDKKEVFDAIVAGIGYYRDYAEIVDVDKRRFSDLQLCANKQKYFGKDGLYFCGYWVSPTGQIREIALDAQKIVRHIAKQEMFRESDV; encoded by the coding sequence ATGTTAACGAAGCAGACTAATACGCTCATTATCGGAGCAAGCATCTCTGGCTTGGCTTCCGCTGCCTCTTTGTATAAACACGGTATCGAATATATCATTATTGAAAAACAAGGCCAGGTTGCCAGCCCATGGCGTAATCATTACGACCGCCTGCATTTACATACAAGCAAAATATTTTCAAATCTCCCTTATAAAAAATTTGGAAGCAGCATACCCCGGTATCCGAGCAGACAACAGGTAGTGGATTACTTAGATGATTATCAAAAGGAATTTAATATCAACCCGGTTTTTAATACCGAAGCGATATCAGTGAAGAAAGAAGGGGACTATTGGATGACGGAAACAACTGACGGCTTGTTCAAATCAAAATACCTGATAATGGCAACTGGAGCTTATGGTAAGCCCAAACCCATCCACTTTAAAGGCATGGAAACATTTACCGGGAGAATCCTGCATAGCCATGCATACAGAACAGGCAAAGACTTTAAAGGACAAAATGTATTGGTAGTAGGTTTTGGTAATTCGGCTTGTGAAATTGCCATGGATTTATATGAGCAGGGTGCAATACCTGCGATGGCAGTCCGCTCTCCTGTAAATGTAATTCCACGGGATGTATGGGGCATTCCTGTACTCAGGCTAAGTTTATTAATGAGCCGCCTTCCACCGCATGTAGCTGATACTATCAGCGCCCCTCTTATGAAATGGTTAATAGGTGATCTTACCAAACTGGGGCTTAGAAAAATGTCATACGGCCCACTGGAAGAAATCTGCAGAGATGGTAAAGCACCCGTATTGGACATTGGTACAATTCAACATATCCGGAAAGGGCACATAAAAATTTATGGTGATATTGATTACATCGAAGGCGCAACCATTCATTTCAAGGATGATAAAAAAGAAGTTTTTGATGCTATTGTTGCCGGTATTGGGTATTACCGGGACTATGCTGAAATAGTTGATGTTGACAAGCGTCGCTTCTCGGATTTACAATTATGTGCAAATAAGCAAAAATATTTTGGCAAAGATGGTTTGTATTTCTGTGGTTATTGGGTCAGTCCAACGGGTCAAATCCGGGAGATCGCTTTAGATGCACAGAAAATTGTGAGGCATATCGCTAAACAGGAAATGTTTCGGGAAAGTGATGTTTGA
- a CDS encoding outer membrane beta-barrel family protein encodes MNVNLNYTFHREDEKYFFTNIMPAYTGLDSFKLLSDEHVTDLNADYIHPLKYGRFEGGVKFRRRYIPTNMQFKPGLHSPLDTSAGGWANYGEIIPAAYGLFVFENRNLEIEAGMRIEYVDLRYEVNPQHNTYKSDGYHYIQPFPNVRLSYLINDQHKLSLFYNRRVDRPNEVDIRIFPKYDDAEIIKVGNPELRPQFTNTFELGYKTNWDDGFLYPAIYHKRMDATITRIASVVNGSNLIYNVFQNAGKSYTSGIEISMTQRLTEWTSFNVNLNGYQNIIHPFTVVNKYPEESIYTAPRQEMLSWNAKFNTLFQLPHLTEVQLTAIYLAPDIIPQGKIYARFSIDLGVKKKLGKNEFFLNATDVANTLRIKRDITGTDFQYTSTDYLETQVIRIGYSYKF; translated from the coding sequence CTGAACGTTAACCTGAATTATACTTTTCACCGGGAAGATGAAAAATATTTTTTCACTAACATCATGCCGGCCTACACAGGGCTGGATTCCTTTAAGCTACTTTCCGATGAACATGTAACCGATCTGAATGCCGATTACATACATCCATTGAAATACGGCCGGTTCGAGGGAGGGGTTAAATTCCGCCGCAGATATATTCCTACCAATATGCAGTTCAAACCGGGCCTCCACTCTCCGCTCGACACCAGTGCAGGAGGCTGGGCCAACTACGGCGAAATTATACCGGCCGCTTACGGTCTTTTTGTATTTGAAAACAGGAATTTGGAAATAGAAGCCGGTATGCGTATAGAATATGTAGACCTCAGGTATGAAGTGAATCCTCAGCACAACACCTATAAAAGCGATGGATACCACTATATTCAGCCTTTCCCCAATGTACGGTTATCCTACCTCATCAATGATCAGCATAAACTATCCCTGTTTTATAACCGCAGGGTTGATCGTCCGAATGAAGTAGATATCCGCATTTTCCCTAAATATGATGACGCAGAGATTATAAAAGTCGGCAATCCTGAACTCAGACCACAATTTACCAATACATTTGAGCTCGGATATAAAACCAACTGGGATGATGGCTTTCTTTATCCGGCGATTTATCATAAAAGGATGGATGCCACTATCACACGCATAGCCAGTGTTGTAAACGGGAGTAATCTTATCTACAATGTTTTCCAGAATGCTGGCAAAAGCTATACTTCAGGGATAGAAATAAGTATGACACAACGGCTGACCGAATGGACCAGTTTTAACGTTAACCTGAATGGATATCAGAATATCATACATCCTTTCACTGTTGTTAATAAATACCCGGAAGAAAGCATTTACACGGCACCCCGACAGGAAATGCTTTCCTGGAATGCCAAATTCAATACCCTGTTTCAGCTACCACATTTAACAGAAGTTCAGTTGACAGCGATCTACCTGGCACCTGACATTATCCCACAGGGTAAAATATATGCCCGTTTTTCAATCGACCTGGGTGTAAAAAAGAAGCTGGGGAAAAATGAATTCTTTTTGAATGCTACTGATGTCGCCAATACTTTGCGTATCAAAAGAGATATCACTGGTACTGACTTTCAATATACAAGCACCGATTACCTGGAAACACAGGTTATACGTATAGGGTATAGTTACAAGTTTTAG
- a CDS encoding TonB-dependent receptor, whose translation MKRLMILFLSILPAVMIQAQKNAATVSGLVKDAALKTVLPFVNVTLHKLPDSTFITGTITNEAGIFSIASLESGQFLLKFSYMGYTSKGQSLQVGQLSNFLDIGSIELATTSVSINEVTIQGKQDAVTEKMDKKTFSISNNITQTGGSAIEAMKNLPGVTTGPDGKILLRGSDKVMILIDGKQTALTGIGGQSGLDNIPASAIEKIEIINNPSSRYDANGNAGIINIIYKKEKKEGLNGKIGISTGLGALWEKKANLPDIRPQYKATPKINPSLSLNYQKNKVNLYLQGDNLYTHTLNKNEFTERIYSHGDKIIQQVKRNRTTNIITGKTGIDWQPDKNNTIAVSALFSSEKILDRGDEPFFTIDLSERKRLWQFLEDELKTTATFFCRLAIPIQTAGPHPER comes from the coding sequence ATGAAACGACTGATGATCCTTTTTCTATCGATACTGCCTGCTGTCATGATACAGGCGCAAAAAAATGCCGCTACTGTTTCCGGCTTGGTGAAGGATGCAGCCCTTAAAACGGTACTCCCTTTTGTGAATGTAACGTTGCATAAGTTGCCGGATAGCACTTTTATTACAGGCACTATCACCAATGAAGCGGGTATCTTCAGTATTGCCTCTCTGGAAAGCGGTCAGTTCCTGCTAAAATTTTCCTACATGGGATATACCAGCAAAGGGCAATCCCTACAAGTAGGGCAACTCAGTAATTTCCTGGATATCGGTAGTATAGAACTAGCCACCACCAGCGTCTCCATAAATGAGGTAACTATCCAGGGCAAACAGGACGCAGTTACAGAGAAAATGGATAAAAAAACATTTTCAATATCCAATAATATTACCCAGACAGGTGGTTCTGCAATAGAAGCCATGAAAAATCTTCCGGGTGTCACAACCGGCCCGGATGGAAAAATCCTGTTACGAGGCAGTGATAAGGTAATGATACTGATAGATGGTAAACAAACGGCGCTTACCGGTATTGGCGGGCAATCCGGCTTGGATAACATCCCTGCTTCTGCGATAGAAAAAATCGAGATTATCAATAATCCCTCCTCGAGGTACGATGCGAATGGAAATGCCGGCATCATCAATATCATCTATAAAAAAGAAAAAAAAGAAGGTTTAAATGGTAAAATAGGCATCAGCACCGGGCTCGGGGCATTATGGGAAAAGAAGGCCAATTTGCCGGATATTAGGCCACAATATAAGGCCACACCAAAAATCAATCCTTCTCTTTCGCTAAACTACCAAAAGAATAAAGTCAATCTGTACTTGCAGGGGGATAATCTTTATACCCACACACTAAACAAAAATGAGTTTACAGAACGGATATACAGTCATGGAGACAAGATAATACAGCAAGTGAAAAGAAACAGGACCACCAATATCATTACCGGCAAAACCGGTATCGACTGGCAACCCGATAAAAATAATACCATCGCTGTTTCCGCCTTATTTAGCAGTGAAAAAATATTAGACCGCGGAGATGAACCTTTTTTCACAATAGATCTTTCTGAAAGAAAGCGCCTATGGCAATTCCTGGAAGATGAACTGAAAACTACGGCCACTTTTTTCTGCAGGTTGGCAATACCAATTCAAACAGCCGGGCCGCACCCTGAACGTTAA
- a CDS encoding HAMP domain-containing sensor histidine kinase, with product MSKLLNKSMKAFIMYAGIVLACSIPAYYAIIDFIWEHELKEHNLIVSEATKQNLHSLSLSDTELTESILLWNKLRPETQLQMVPALKPDSIYNTYRKNKYIPAKGWDRFQGLITYFTINGKVLRLTLETNMEESHETIIAIAAVTFIFFLILLGGLIFINRKISEKLWRPFYNSLQKIQSFDLHKQYAIHFEKSGIEEFETLNYHLDKLIAGNIRVYKQQKEFTQNASHELQTPLAIIKFKLDLLHQSKPITGEQSEIIDQAHQALTKVSRINKNLLLLAKMENSQFSEKEPVNLSALIQNYYPLLEDFVEDKQLQVVLQIQPDIKLSGNKVLVEILLTNLFLNAIRHSTQQGSICIRLTENILEVSNKGMAPLDEKMIFRRFGPSSPNTTGTGLGLAIIKQICHLHGWQESYRFEQNHHIFKIEWT from the coding sequence ATGAGTAAGTTACTTAACAAATCAATGAAGGCATTTATCATGTATGCCGGGATTGTACTGGCTTGTAGTATTCCCGCCTATTATGCTATTATAGACTTTATATGGGAACATGAATTAAAAGAGCATAACCTTATTGTCAGTGAAGCCACCAAACAGAACCTTCACTCACTCTCCCTTTCAGACACTGAGCTAACCGAAAGCATTTTACTCTGGAATAAGCTGCGGCCTGAAACGCAGTTACAAATGGTGCCGGCATTAAAGCCGGACTCTATCTACAATACATACAGGAAAAACAAATACATTCCCGCAAAAGGATGGGACAGATTCCAGGGGCTGATTACTTATTTCACCATCAATGGAAAAGTGCTTCGTCTCACGCTTGAAACCAATATGGAGGAATCCCATGAAACAATTATCGCTATTGCTGCCGTCACTTTTATCTTTTTTCTGATCCTGCTTGGCGGTCTCATTTTTATTAACAGAAAAATATCAGAAAAGCTATGGCGGCCTTTTTACAATAGTCTTCAAAAGATCCAGTCTTTTGATCTTCATAAACAATATGCCATCCATTTTGAGAAATCGGGAATTGAAGAATTCGAAACACTCAATTATCATCTTGACAAGTTAATAGCAGGTAATATCAGGGTATACAAACAACAAAAGGAATTTACGCAAAATGCATCCCATGAATTGCAGACACCTTTAGCCATTATTAAATTCAAGCTGGATTTGTTGCACCAGAGTAAACCGATTACAGGTGAACAGTCTGAAATCATTGATCAGGCGCATCAGGCATTGACAAAAGTCTCCCGGATAAATAAAAACCTGTTACTATTAGCCAAGATGGAGAACAGCCAGTTTTCAGAAAAAGAACCGGTTAATCTGTCAGCATTGATACAAAATTACTACCCATTACTGGAAGACTTTGTGGAAGACAAACAATTACAGGTAGTCCTGCAAATACAGCCAGATATAAAATTATCGGGGAACAAAGTACTTGTAGAAATTCTGCTGACTAATCTTTTTTTGAATGCCATCCGGCATAGCACCCAACAGGGTTCAATCTGCATCAGGCTTACAGAAAATATCCTGGAGGTTTCCAATAAAGGCATGGCCCCGCTGGACGAAAAAATGATCTTCAGGCGTTTTGGCCCCTCCTCCCCCAACACAACCGGAACCGGACTGGGATTGGCTATTATCAAACAGATCTGTCATTTGCATGGCTGGCAGGAAAGCTATCGCTTTGAACAAAACCATCATATTTTTAAAATCGAATGGACATAA
- a CDS encoding response regulator transcription factor: protein MKVLIIEDEIQLAKSIISYLSGEDYICEHAESYQQALDKIHIYEYDCIMVDLMLPGGDGINLLDEIKQQNKHAGIIIISAKDAIEDKIKGLQTGADDYISKPFHLSELAARIYSVIRRRKFNNSNIIQHHELAIDLLAKTVHINDNLVVLTKKEFDLLIYFLGNQNRVISKNALAEHLSGDIADMLDNHNFVYAHIKNLKRKLSESGCANYLKTIYGTGYKWEI, encoded by the coding sequence ATGAAAGTACTCATCATTGAAGACGAAATACAGCTGGCAAAGAGTATTATCAGCTATCTATCCGGAGAAGATTATATATGTGAGCATGCGGAAAGCTATCAGCAGGCATTGGATAAGATACATATATATGAATATGATTGTATAATGGTCGATCTAATGCTACCAGGCGGAGATGGTATAAACCTACTGGATGAGATAAAACAACAAAATAAACATGCAGGTATCATTATTATCTCTGCAAAAGATGCTATTGAAGATAAGATAAAAGGACTTCAAACAGGTGCAGATGATTATATATCCAAACCATTCCATCTTTCTGAACTGGCAGCCAGGATCTATTCCGTTATCAGAAGAAGAAAATTCAATAATAGTAATATTATTCAACATCATGAATTAGCAATAGACCTGCTGGCTAAAACGGTACATATAAATGACAACCTCGTAGTGCTCACGAAGAAAGAATTCGACCTGTTGATATATTTCCTTGGTAATCAAAACAGGGTTATCTCTAAAAACGCCCTGGCAGAGCACCTTTCAGGAGATATTGCTGATATGCTGGATAACCACAATTTCGTATACGCGCATATAAAAAATCTGAAAAGGAAATTAAGCGAGTCGGGCTGTGCTAATTATCTCAAAACAATTTATGGTACAGGATACAAATGGGAAATATGA
- a CDS encoding YncE family protein — translation MKLLKFSLIAIMLLPSLLQAQSRMKVVDSFSLQGDGWWDYLTSGPDNKLYVSHGDQVNVIDKKTGKELAAIKDLSGVHGIALDVQSGKGFISNGRENDVVVFDTKNEQVRSKIKTGNNPDAIIFEPMSKTIITGNGRSNSLSVIDPVTMKIKATIDIGGKPEALVSDLEGNIYVNIEDKSEIAIVDIKTFKVKGRIKLLPAGEGPTGLAIDLKNKLLFVGCGNAKLLVVQLGNNSIIANISIGEDCDGVAYNAQSQTIYASCADGTLSVIKQTGNNKFQAEKAVVTVKGARTLALDEVTNTIYLSVANIADKKNDAGRYDVIPGSFKVLVVR, via the coding sequence ATGAAATTGCTAAAATTCTCTTTGATCGCTATAATGCTGCTCCCTTCACTTTTGCAGGCACAAAGCAGGATGAAAGTTGTGGATTCATTCTCTTTACAGGGGGATGGCTGGTGGGACTATCTCACTTCCGGGCCTGATAACAAACTGTATGTGTCGCATGGTGACCAGGTAAATGTTATTGATAAAAAGACGGGCAAAGAGTTGGCTGCTATTAAAGACCTTTCCGGTGTACATGGCATAGCACTCGATGTTCAATCCGGGAAAGGGTTTATCAGTAATGGCAGAGAGAATGATGTAGTGGTATTTGATACGAAAAATGAACAGGTACGCTCAAAGATTAAAACGGGTAATAATCCTGATGCTATCATTTTTGAACCCATGAGTAAAACAATTATTACCGGCAATGGGAGAAGTAATAGCCTTTCCGTGATAGACCCGGTTACCATGAAGATTAAAGCGACTATAGATATTGGAGGAAAACCGGAAGCACTGGTATCTGATCTTGAAGGTAACATATATGTTAATATAGAGGACAAAAGCGAAATAGCTATTGTTGATATCAAAACATTTAAGGTAAAGGGGAGAATAAAATTACTACCTGCAGGCGAAGGTCCTACAGGGCTGGCTATTGACCTTAAAAATAAACTTTTATTTGTTGGTTGCGGCAATGCAAAATTGCTGGTTGTTCAGCTCGGTAATAATTCGATCATAGCCAATATTTCAATAGGAGAAGATTGTGATGGGGTTGCCTATAATGCACAAAGCCAAACTATTTATGCATCTTGTGCAGATGGTACATTAAGCGTAATTAAGCAAACAGGGAATAACAAATTTCAAGCAGAGAAAGCTGTTGTTACAGTAAAAGGTGCAAGGACGCTGGCATTGGATGAGGTGACCAATACCATTTATTTATCTGTCGCAAATATTGCTGATAAGAAAAATGACGCCGGAAGATATGATGTTATTCCAGGCAGTTTTAAAGTACTGGTGGTTAGATGA
- a CDS encoding cupin domain-containing protein translates to MARTENENAIFPKGEKAPADYFTGTAWVNILVPQDQTGSYSIGDVVFEPGCRNNWHTHPAGQTLLVTAGNGYYQEKGKPARLLTKGDVVKIPSDVEHWHGATHDSYFTHIAISNITKEGAVKWLQPVTDEEYNSVHKK, encoded by the coding sequence ATGGCAAGAACAGAAAACGAAAATGCAATTTTCCCGAAGGGAGAAAAGGCTCCGGCAGATTATTTCACCGGCACCGCCTGGGTAAATATCTTAGTTCCGCAGGACCAAACAGGCAGCTACTCTATTGGTGATGTTGTGTTTGAACCAGGCTGCAGAAATAACTGGCACACGCATCCAGCCGGGCAGACCCTGCTGGTAACAGCAGGCAACGGATATTACCAGGAAAAAGGGAAACCTGCAAGATTACTAACTAAAGGCGATGTTGTGAAGATCCCGTCTGATGTAGAACATTGGCATGGTGCCACCCACGATAGTTACTTTACACACATCGCCATCAGCAACATCACCAAAGAAGGTGCAGTAAAGTGGTTACAGCCTGTAACCGATGAAGAATATAACAGCGTACATAAGAAATGA
- a CDS encoding aldo/keto reductase, with the protein MKYRKLGNSTLEVSAIGLGCMGMSYAYGETPDKKEMIALIHSAIDRGVTFFDTAEMYGPFTNEELLGEALAPYRDQVVIATKFGIKMQDGKQVQDSSPQQIRKAVEGSLKRLNTECIDLYYQHRVDTTVPIEEVAGLIKDLISEGKIKHWGLSEAGVQTIRRAHAVQPVTALQSEYSLWYRRPEEELIPTLEELGIGFVPFSPLGKGFLTGRFNKDSKFGSSDFRSIVPRFTPTALEANQSLVDLLKKVAGQKNATPAQIALAWLLAQKPWIVPIPGTTKLNRLEENIGAADVQLSAGELIEIDTALDKIKVVGDRYPEELEKRTGL; encoded by the coding sequence ATGAAATATAGAAAACTGGGAAACAGTACCCTTGAAGTTTCTGCCATCGGTTTAGGTTGCATGGGTATGAGTTACGCCTATGGGGAGACTCCTGATAAAAAAGAAATGATTGCCCTGATCCATTCGGCCATAGACCGTGGCGTAACTTTTTTTGATACCGCCGAGATGTATGGACCTTTTACAAACGAGGAATTACTGGGCGAAGCATTGGCGCCTTACCGGGATCAAGTGGTGATTGCCACCAAATTCGGCATTAAAATGCAGGATGGCAAACAAGTACAGGATAGCAGTCCACAACAGATCAGGAAGGCGGTAGAGGGCTCGCTGAAACGCCTGAACACTGAATGCATAGACCTCTACTACCAGCACCGTGTGGACACTACGGTGCCAATTGAAGAGGTAGCTGGTCTGATAAAGGACCTGATCAGCGAAGGAAAGATCAAACACTGGGGACTGTCAGAAGCGGGTGTACAGACGATCCGCCGCGCCCATGCCGTACAGCCGGTTACCGCACTTCAAAGCGAATATTCGCTCTGGTATAGAAGGCCGGAAGAAGAACTGATCCCAACACTGGAAGAATTAGGCATCGGATTTGTGCCTTTCAGTCCGCTTGGCAAAGGCTTTCTTACCGGAAGGTTTAACAAGGATTCCAAATTCGGCAGTTCGGACTTTCGGAGTATCGTACCTCGTTTCACACCAACAGCACTGGAAGCCAACCAGTCATTAGTAGATCTGTTGAAAAAGGTTGCTGGTCAAAAGAATGCCACACCCGCACAAATTGCCCTGGCATGGCTACTGGCGCAAAAACCCTGGATCGTGCCTATTCCCGGCACCACAAAACTTAACCGGCTGGAAGAAAACATCGGCGCAGCAGATGTCCAGCTTTCCGCAGGCGAATTAATTGAAATTGATACTGCATTAGACAAAATAAAAGTGGTAGGCGATCGCTATCCCGAAGAGCTTGAGAAAAGGACAGGATTGTAA
- a CDS encoding VOC family protein, whose translation MKSVEIIMLPVKDKQKAKEFYLKLGFQVIVEAPAAHGETWIQMGLPGSNTTISFAGFQGVICETDNIEKEIENLKNKGIEVGKIDDTSWGKFAWLKDLDGNSFCLHQK comes from the coding sequence ATGAAATCAGTAGAAATTATCATGCTTCCTGTAAAGGACAAACAAAAAGCGAAAGAGTTCTATCTGAAACTCGGCTTCCAGGTAATTGTGGAGGCGCCGGCAGCACATGGTGAAACCTGGATACAGATGGGTTTGCCAGGTAGTAATACCACCATATCTTTTGCCGGTTTTCAGGGTGTTATTTGTGAAACTGATAATATTGAAAAAGAAATTGAAAACCTGAAAAACAAAGGAATAGAAGTTGGAAAGATTGATGATACTTCCTGGGGCAAATTTGCATGGTTAAAAGATCTGGATGGGAATAGTTTTTGTCTTCACCAAAAATAA
- a CDS encoding alpha/beta fold hydrolase has product MNKRIVIRTCLLLMIVIIALACGSQQKETQQTATASQDTTTNKNIKPAETGYADVNGLKMYYEVYGEGKPIVLLHGSYMNIPLNWSHIIPLLARNRKVIVAEMQGHGRTRDISRKFSYEGMADDVSGLLRHLEIDSADILGYSMGGGIAFQVAVRHPEQVRRLVVLSGTYSHDGWWPDVEASFATITADMFKGSPIQKQYDSLGNDPAHFPEFVKKVISIDLKPYDWSKDVKNIKAPIFMAIGDADGVRYEHALELFRAKGGGKMGDIHGLPTSRLAIIPGTTHIGMMQRTDWLTPMINDFLDSDLNATPPSF; this is encoded by the coding sequence ATGAACAAACGTATTGTAATCCGGACTTGTCTTTTGCTTATGATTGTTATAATCGCATTGGCCTGCGGGTCGCAGCAAAAAGAAACCCAACAAACTGCTACTGCATCTCAAGACACAACAACAAATAAAAATATCAAACCCGCCGAAACTGGTTATGCAGATGTCAACGGCCTAAAAATGTACTACGAAGTGTATGGTGAAGGTAAGCCGATAGTCCTACTGCATGGCTCTTATATGAATATACCGTTGAATTGGTCGCATATCATACCATTGTTGGCCAGAAACCGGAAAGTGATAGTAGCGGAAATGCAGGGCCACGGCCGCACAAGGGATATATCCCGCAAATTTAGCTACGAAGGTATGGCAGACGATGTATCGGGCTTGCTCAGGCACCTCGAAATAGATAGTGCAGACATTTTAGGATATAGCATGGGAGGCGGAATAGCCTTTCAGGTAGCCGTGCGACATCCTGAGCAGGTACGCAGGCTCGTGGTGTTGTCAGGTACCTATTCGCATGATGGATGGTGGCCTGATGTAGAGGCTAGTTTTGCTACTATCACCGCAGATATGTTCAAAGGCTCACCTATACAAAAACAATACGACAGTCTTGGAAACGATCCTGCCCATTTTCCGGAATTTGTAAAGAAGGTTATCAGTATAGACCTGAAGCCTTATGATTGGTCCAAGGATGTAAAAAACATAAAGGCTCCGATATTCATGGCCATTGGTGATGCCGATGGTGTACGATATGAGCATGCACTGGAGCTGTTTCGCGCCAAAGGTGGTGGAAAAATGGGAGATATACACGGGCTGCCTACATCCCGCCTGGCCATTATACCGGGTACAACCCATATAGGCATGATGCAACGGACGGATTGGCTGACACCCATGATCAATGATTTCCTGGATTCCGATCTCAATGCAACGCCTCCTTCATTTTAG